From a region of the Halanaerobium hydrogeniformans genome:
- a CDS encoding ParA family protein yields MGKKIAIVNQKGGVGKSTTAVNLGAGLAENGLKVLIIDIDPQGNATSGLGIEKSEAEHTIYDLLIESEPASKAIVKSASKNLDLIPANIELAGAEIELVSIISRESRLKKSLLEISDHYDYVIIDCPPSLGLLTLNALTAADSVMVPIQCEYYALEGLGQLMNTIELVRKNLNPDLRIEGVLMTMYDARTNLSQQVIEEVKDYFSELLFKTIIPRNVRLSEAPSFGQTILDYSSNSKGAKAYRKLAEEVISSE; encoded by the coding sequence ATGGGGAAAAAAATAGCTATTGTCAACCAAAAAGGTGGGGTTGGCAAAAGCACAACAGCGGTCAATCTTGGGGCTGGACTGGCAGAAAACGGGCTTAAAGTACTAATTATAGATATTGATCCACAGGGAAACGCCACCAGTGGGCTGGGTATAGAAAAATCTGAAGCAGAGCATACTATTTATGATCTTTTGATCGAATCTGAGCCAGCCTCTAAAGCAATAGTTAAATCAGCCAGTAAAAATTTAGATTTAATACCTGCTAATATAGAACTTGCTGGAGCGGAAATAGAATTGGTTTCTATTATATCTCGTGAAAGCAGGTTAAAAAAGTCTTTGCTTGAAATATCCGACCATTATGATTATGTTATTATTGACTGTCCTCCTTCATTAGGCCTTTTAACTTTAAATGCTTTAACCGCTGCAGATAGTGTAATGGTACCAATTCAATGTGAATACTATGCGTTAGAAGGTTTAGGACAGCTAATGAATACCATTGAACTTGTACGTAAAAATCTTAATCCTGATTTAAGGATTGAGGGTGTTTTAATGACAATGTATGATGCCAGAACCAATTTATCTCAACAGGTTATCGAAGAAGTAAAAGATTATTTTTCTGAACTTCTATTTAAAACTATCATACCGCGCAATGTTAGATTAAGTGAAGCTCCGAGTTTTGGGCAAACTATTCTTGATTACAGTAGTAATTCTAAGGGAGCAAAGGCTTACAGAAAACTGGCAGAGGAAGTGATTTCAAGTGAGTAA
- the noc gene encoding nucleoid occlusion protein: MKIPFFNHDIKGNNEEITQLNIADISANPFQPRREFKDSEIQELADSINNFGLIQPITVRKKDNKYELIAGERRLRAAKKLGKLKIPAVIRKFNDQEMAEIALVENLQRKDLNFLEEAVAYQRLLEEFNLSQKELAERLSKGQSTIANKLRLLQLDDKIQEILIENNLSERHGRALLKTNSVELQLEILNEVIDKDLTVRESENLIKAALKPKKEKKKNIKHLSDDLRLFANSLEKTLKEIKSSGIEVEMDRNYNYNDDYIEYKIKLAKK, from the coding sequence ATGAAAATTCCTTTTTTTAATCATGATATAAAAGGAAATAATGAAGAGATTACTCAGCTTAATATTGCAGATATCTCTGCAAACCCCTTTCAACCGCGCCGAGAATTTAAGGATTCAGAAATTCAAGAATTGGCTGATTCAATAAATAATTTTGGTTTAATTCAGCCGATTACAGTTCGCAAAAAAGATAATAAATATGAGCTGATTGCTGGTGAAAGGCGATTGCGGGCTGCTAAGAAACTGGGCAAATTGAAGATACCTGCTGTGATTAGAAAATTTAATGATCAAGAAATGGCTGAAATAGCATTAGTCGAGAATCTTCAGCGAAAAGATCTTAATTTTTTGGAAGAGGCTGTAGCTTATCAGAGGCTGCTAGAAGAATTTAATCTTAGTCAAAAAGAGCTGGCAGAGCGCTTATCTAAGGGACAGTCAACCATAGCTAATAAGCTGCGTCTTTTACAGCTTGATGACAAAATTCAAGAAATTTTAATAGAAAACAATTTAAGTGAAAGACATGGTAGAGCCCTTTTAAAAACAAATTCAGTTGAACTTCAGTTAGAAATATTAAATGAGGTAATAGATAAAGATCTGACGGTGAGGGAAAGCGAAAACTTAATTAAAGCTGCTCTCAAACCAAAAAAAGAAAAAAAGAAAAATATTAAACATCTTTCTGATGATTTGAGATTATTTGCTAATTCTTTAGAAAAAACACTTAAAGAAATAAAAAGTTCCGGCATCGAGGTCGAGATGGATCGCAACTATAATTATAATGATGATTATATAGAATATAAAATTAAACTTGCAAAAAAATAA
- the rsmG gene encoding 16S rRNA (guanine(527)-N(7))-methyltransferase RsmG — MKKNKVDFVDKLETGLNQLDIYYSQQQLEQLWEYYCFFETENKKYNLSSITKAEEVIKKHFLDSLVILNHLDLTGKKSWLDIGTGAGFPGLVLKLFLPGDSFYLLDSSAKKINFLKQLSYKLDLQGIRATHGRAEDLAKADGWRASFDHVTSRAVASLNILLEYTVPFLKLGGTAFLYKGPEYKKEIEDAENALDILGSQIKDTIKLDVPGLEAERYLLVIEKMQKTAPKYPRRAGIPNKRPL, encoded by the coding sequence ATGAAGAAAAATAAAGTTGATTTTGTAGATAAATTAGAAACGGGATTAAATCAACTTGATATTTATTACAGCCAGCAGCAATTAGAGCAGCTTTGGGAATATTACTGTTTTTTTGAAACCGAAAACAAAAAATATAATTTGAGTTCTATTACTAAAGCTGAAGAAGTAATTAAAAAGCATTTTTTGGATTCTCTTGTTATTTTAAATCATCTGGATTTGACGGGAAAAAAAAGCTGGCTTGATATTGGCACAGGAGCTGGTTTTCCAGGTTTAGTTTTAAAATTATTTTTACCTGGAGATAGTTTTTATCTTCTGGATTCTTCAGCAAAAAAAATTAATTTTTTAAAGCAATTAAGCTACAAATTAGATCTACAGGGGATTAGAGCAACTCATGGCAGAGCTGAAGACCTGGCAAAGGCTGATGGCTGGCGCGCCTCTTTTGATCATGTGACTTCAAGGGCTGTTGCCTCTTTAAATATTTTGTTAGAATATACTGTCCCCTTTCTAAAATTAGGCGGAACTGCTTTTCTTTATAAAGGACCGGAATATAAAAAAGAAATTGAGGATGCAGAAAACGCCTTAGATATTTTAGGTTCTCAGATAAAAGATACTATAAAGCTTGATGTTCCAGGTCTTGAGGCAGAACGGTATCTGCTTGTGATAGAAAAGATGCAGAAAACTGCCCCTAAATATCCCCGTAGGGCTGGAATTCCAAATAAAAGACCACTTTAA
- the mnmG gene encoding tRNA uridine-5-carboxymethylaminomethyl(34) synthesis enzyme MnmG codes for MDFHKYPKEYDVIVIGAGHAGCEASLAPARMGFETLTLTVNLDHVAFMPCNPSLGGPGKSHIVREIDALGGEMARNMDETMIQIRMLNTSKGPAVHGLRGQSDKQAYHQRMKRILENQDNLDLKQQIAEKLVVEDDEIKGVITKTGIFFAGKKVILTTGTFLKGRIIIGEAKFNAGPNQQYPANKLSGSLKEEGISLRRFKTGTPPRVSKRSLDFSKMEPQPGEDGLSFSFQSEPLKGEQAMCYLTYTTEKTHKIINENKMRTPLFSGVIEGVGPRYCPSIEDKVVRFPDKGRHQLFIEPEGADTDEYYISGLSTSLPHDVQIEMARSIHGLEEVEIMRPGYAIEYDCVDPEELKLDLELKKIKGLYTAGQINGSSGYEEAAGQGIVAGINAALSLQNREAMILKRSEAYIGVLIDDLVTKGTPEPYRIMTSRAEYRLLLRQDNADQRLTPIGRKVGLVDDKRYKNYQAKIKGVKKALDYLRDENNKINPTAEVREKLEELESGNLSKPVTLEALLRRPELSYEDLRFFASDLPEITKEVAEQVEIQVKYKGYIDRQQAQVDQFRKMEEKKIPEELDYSNLENLRLEAREKLARVKPLSIGQASRISGVSPADISALMIYLEQYTRSKKDDKNEEK; via the coding sequence ATGGATTTTCATAAATATCCAAAAGAATATGATGTAATAGTAATTGGAGCTGGTCATGCAGGTTGTGAAGCCTCTCTGGCACCAGCTAGAATGGGCTTTGAAACACTTACTTTAACAGTAAACTTGGATCATGTTGCCTTTATGCCCTGTAATCCATCACTGGGTGGACCAGGGAAATCACATATTGTTAGAGAAATAGATGCTTTAGGTGGAGAGATGGCCCGCAATATGGATGAGACAATGATTCAAATTAGAATGTTAAATACCAGCAAAGGGCCGGCAGTTCATGGTTTAAGAGGTCAGTCTGATAAACAGGCTTATCACCAGCGGATGAAAAGGATTTTAGAAAACCAGGACAATCTGGATTTAAAACAACAGATAGCAGAAAAGTTAGTTGTAGAAGATGATGAAATTAAAGGAGTTATTACCAAAACAGGGATATTTTTTGCTGGCAAAAAAGTAATTTTAACTACAGGAACATTTTTAAAAGGTAGAATTATCATCGGAGAGGCTAAATTTAATGCCGGTCCCAATCAGCAGTATCCTGCTAATAAATTATCAGGCAGTCTTAAAGAAGAAGGGATATCTCTGCGTAGATTTAAAACTGGAACCCCACCAAGGGTTAGCAAGCGTTCACTTGATTTCTCTAAAATGGAACCTCAGCCTGGTGAAGATGGATTAAGTTTTTCTTTCCAATCTGAACCTTTAAAAGGGGAACAGGCGATGTGTTATTTGACCTATACAACAGAAAAAACCCATAAAATTATTAATGAAAACAAGATGAGAACCCCTCTATTTAGTGGTGTTATTGAAGGTGTAGGTCCACGTTATTGCCCATCAATTGAAGATAAAGTAGTTCGTTTTCCTGATAAAGGTAGACATCAGTTATTTATTGAACCTGAGGGTGCTGATACAGATGAATACTATATTTCAGGCCTGTCAACTAGTTTACCCCATGATGTACAAATAGAAATGGCCAGGTCTATTCATGGTTTAGAGGAAGTAGAAATCATGAGACCGGGTTATGCTATAGAATATGACTGTGTTGATCCTGAGGAACTTAAACTAGATTTAGAGCTCAAAAAAATAAAAGGTTTGTATACAGCAGGTCAAATTAATGGTAGTTCAGGTTATGAAGAAGCAGCTGGACAGGGAATTGTTGCCGGGATAAATGCTGCTTTAAGTCTTCAGAATAGAGAAGCTATGATTCTTAAACGTTCTGAAGCATATATAGGAGTTTTAATTGATGATCTTGTAACAAAAGGAACACCTGAGCCTTACAGGATTATGACATCCAGGGCAGAATATCGTTTGCTTTTAAGGCAGGATAATGCAGATCAACGTTTAACACCAATTGGTAGAAAAGTTGGACTTGTTGATGACAAACGATATAAAAATTATCAAGCGAAGATAAAAGGTGTAAAAAAAGCTTTAGACTATTTAAGAGATGAAAATAATAAGATTAATCCTACAGCAGAAGTAAGAGAAAAATTAGAAGAACTTGAAAGTGGTAATCTCAGTAAACCGGTTACTTTAGAAGCTTTATTAAGAAGACCGGAGTTATCATATGAAGACCTTCGTTTTTTTGCCTCTGATTTGCCAGAAATAACAAAAGAAGTTGCTGAGCAGGTAGAAATTCAGGTTAAATATAAAGGATACATTGATCGCCAGCAGGCTCAAGTTGATCAGTTTAGAAAAATGGAAGAAAAGAAAATCCCAGAGGAATTAGATTATAGCAACTTAGAAAATTTAAGGCTTGAAGCTAGAGAAAAGCTTGCCCGAGTTAAACCTCTTTCTATCGGCCAGGCTTCAAGGATATCAGGAGTTTCTCCAGCTGATATTTCAGCCTTAATGATTTATTTAGAACAATATACACGTTCTAAAAAGGATGATAAAAATGAAGAAAAATAA